A genomic region of Papaver somniferum cultivar HN1 chromosome 7, ASM357369v1, whole genome shotgun sequence contains the following coding sequences:
- the LOC113300334 gene encoding probable sucrose-phosphatase 1 — MDRLDGPANLMVVSDLDMTMVDHHVHDDHTSQLRFNALWESSYRHDSLLVFSTGRTVETYKWLKKRAPMLTPDIIITSVGTEIAYGESMVPDSGFEQFINQNWDRDIVMEETDKFPQLKYQSETQQRQYKVSFDVEKEKAEGVMKALSECLEKCGLDVKIIFSGGHALDVVPKRGGKGQALVYLLNKFGDGKQPRNTLVCGDSGNDAELFTVPDVYGVMVSNAMDELLQWHTENVKNSPKIIHATERCASGIIQAIGHFKLGPNLSPRDVMDFPEGSLSNTNPGHEIVKFYLFYERWRRADIANSGQHIPNLKAICYPSGVSINPSGQEQLLRDCIDELPKFYGDKKGKKFRIWVDRVTCAQIELGSWLVKFDKWELSDEGPKGCTVTVVLCTTESAPDRFVWMHMHQTWLTGFGATDQTYSWLF; from the exons ATGGATAGACTTGATGGTCCTGCCAATCTTATGGTAGTGTCAGATCTTGACATGACAATG GTTGACCATCATGTTCATGATGATCACACTTCACAGCTAAGGTTCAATGCTTTGTGGGAATCCAGTTACCGTCACGATTCTTTGTTAGTTTTCTCGACGGGGCGTACAGTTGAAACTTACAAGTGGTTGAAGAAACGCGCACCAATGTTGACTCCAGATATAATTATAACATCTGTAGGAACTGAGATAGCATATGGTGAATCAATGGTACCTGACAGTGGCTTTGAGCAATTTATTAATCAAAACTGGGACCGAGACATTGTCATGGAGGAAACAGATAAATTTCCTCAACTGAAATATCAG TCAGAGACACAGCAAAGACAATATAAGGTTAGTTTTGACGTAGAGAAGGAGAAAGCCGAGGGGGTGATGAAGGCTCTCtcagagtgtcttgaaaaatgtgGG TTAGACGTAAAGATAATTTTTAGTGGAGGCCATGCTTTAGATGTTGTACCAAAACGTGGAGGTAAAGGGCAGGCTCTTGTCTATTTACTGAACAAATTTGGTGATGGTAAACAACCCCGTAATACTCTTGTTTGTGGTGACTCTGGAAATGATGCCGAGCTCTTCACCGTACCAGATGTGTATGGTGTCATG GTAAGCAATGCAATGGATGAGCTTCTGCAGTGGCACACAGAAAATGTGAAAAACAGCCCTAAGATAATTCATGCAACTGAGAGGTGTGCATCTGGAATCATACAGGCCATTGGTCATTTCAAGTTAGGACCAAACCTTTCACCGAGAGATGTTATGGACTTCCCAGAAGGCAGCCTATCTAACACAAATCctggtcatgaaatagtaaagtTCTACTTGTTCTATGAGCGATGGCGACGTGCAGACATCGCCAACTCCGGACAACATATTCCAAACTTGAAAGCAATCTGT TACCCATCTGGAGTTTCTATCAATCCGTCTGGACAAGAGCAGCTGCTTCGTGACTGTATAGATGAACTACCAAAGTTTTATGGagacaaaaaaggaaaaaagttcCGAATATGGGTGGATCGAGTCACCTGTGCACAAATTGAATTAGGCTCATGGTTGGTTAAGTTCGACAAGTGGGAGTTATCTG ATGAAGGGCCAAAAGGTTGTACTGTTACTGTTGTATTATGCACCACG GAATCTGCACCAGATAGGTTTGTTTGGATGCATATGCACCAGACATGGCTGACTGGATTTGGAGCTACCGATCAAACTTACAGCTGGTTGTTCTAA